The Henckelia pumila isolate YLH828 unplaced genomic scaffold, ASM3356847v2 CTG_461:::fragment_3, whole genome shotgun sequence genome window below encodes:
- the LOC140871522 gene encoding probable sugar phosphate/phosphate translocator At3g11320, which translates to MSAMKSSGRLFTIGLVSAWYSSNIGVLLLNKYLLSNYGFRYPIFLTMCHMTACSLLSYIAIVWMKMVPMQTIRSRVQFMKISALSLIFCASVVSGNVSLKYLPVSFNQAIGATTPFFTAVFAYFMTLKREAWLTYLALIPVVTGVVIASGGEPSFHLFGFIMCVGATAARALKSVVQGILLSSEGEKLNSMNLLLYMAPIAVVLLLPATLAMEENVVGITVALAREDLRIIWLLLFNSALAYFVNLTNFLVTKHTSALTLQVLGNAKGAVAVVISILIFRNPVSVTGMLGYSLTVMGVIFYSEAKKRSK; encoded by the exons ATGTCTGCGATGAAATCCTCGGGCCGACTTTTCACAATCGGATTGGTGTCGGCATGGTATTCCTCCAACATTGGGGTTTTATTATTGAACAAgtatttgttgagcaattacgGATTCAGGTACCCGATTTTCTTGACGATGTGCCACATGACTGCCTGTTCATTGCTTAGCTACATCGCGATCGTGTGGATGAAGATGGTGCCGATGCAGACGATAAGATCTAGGGTTCAGTTTATGAAGATTTCGGCTCTTAGCTTGATTTTCTGCGCGTCGGTGGTTAGTGGGAATGTTTCGCTTAAGTACTTGCCTGTTAGCTTTAATCAGGCGATTGGGGCAACCACGCCTTTCTTCACGGCGGTGTTTGCGTATTTTATGACGCTGAAACGAGAGGCATGGTTAACTTACTTGGCGTTGATTCCAGTTGTTACAGGAGTGGTCATTGCTAGCGGG GGCGAGCCGAGTTTCCatttgtttggatttattatgtGCGTTGGTGCAACAGCTGCAAGGGCACTTAAATCAGTGGTTCAGGGAATTTTGCTTTCATCTGAAGG GGAAAAGCTTAACTCTATGAATCTGCTTCTGTACATGGCTCCAATTGCTGTAGTACTTCTACTTCCTGCAACACTGGCTATGGAAGAAAATGTAGTGGGCATAACAGTGGCACTCGCAAGAGAGGATCTGAGAATTATTTGGTTGCTGCTATTCAATTCTGCCCTTGCATATTTTGTAAATTTGACCAATTTTTTGGTCACAAAGCACACCAGTGCACTTACTCTTCAG GTCCTTGGAAACGCTAAAGGGGCAGTAGCAGTTGTAATCTCCATCTTGATATTTAGGAATCCCGTCTCTGTTACTGGAATGCTCGGGTACTCTCTGACAGTGATGGGTGTCATCTTCTATAGTGAAGCCAAGAAACGAAGCAAATGA
- the LOC140872353 gene encoding proliferating cell nuclear antigen-like, which produces MFELRLLQGSLLKKVLESLKDLVTEANFDCSASGFSLQAMDSSHVALVAFLLRSEGFEHYRCDRNLTMGMNLGNMAKMLKCAGNDDIVTIKADDGTDTVTFMFESPSQDKIADFEMKLMDIDSEHLGIPETDSDAIVRMASAEFARICKDLSSIGDTVVISVTKEGVRFSTRGDIGIANIIWRQNSSVDNPEDATIIEMEQPVTQTFALRYLNAFAKATPLSSQVTVNMSADQPIVVEYKVAEVGYLRFYLAPKIEEEEDGGAAPAPVQNTTKLESKAKVGKKPEEKTEPILVEETRPNLGKKLKADVDPIVVEESDPILVEKTKPNVGKKLKAEVDPIVVEECDPVVGERKPKAQIEHKAKTNGEVDFLMETKHETEAKAESEAMDVE; this is translated from the exons atgttcgaGCTGAGGCTGTTGCAAGGGAGTTTGCTGAAGAAAGTACTTGAATCGCTCAAGGATTTGGTGACAGAAGCCAACTTTGACTGCTCCGCAAGTGGGTTTTCTCTTCAGGCCATGGATTCCAGCCACGTGGCCCTGGTGGCGTTCCTGCTACGTTCCGAAGGATTCGAGCATTATCGTTGCGACCGTAACTTGACAATGGGGATGAATCTGGGCAACATGGCCAAGATGCTCAAGTGTGCGGGCAATGACGATATAGTCACGATCAAAGCTGACGATGGCACGGATACTGTCACTTTCATGTTCGAAAGCCCTT CTCAAGATAAGATTGCTGATTTTGAAATGAAGCTCATGGACATTGATAGCGAGCATCTTGGGATTCCGGAAACAGATTCTGATGCCATCGTTAGGATGGCATCTGCAGAATTTGCAAGGATTTGCAAAGATCTCAGCTCCATTGGAGATACAG TTGTGATTTCTGTTACGAAAGAAGGGGTGAGATTCTCCACAAGAGGTGACATTGGCATAGCCAATATTATCTGGAGGCAAAATTCTTCAGTAGACAAT CCTGAAGATGCTACTATCATAGAAATGGAGCAACCAGTTACTCAGACCTTTGCACTGAGGTACTTGAACGCGTTTGCCAAGGCCACCCCACTTTCGAGCCAAGTGACGGTCAACATGTCCGCTGATCAACCCATTGTGGTCGAGTACAAAGTTGCAGAAGTGGGCTATCTCCGGTTTTATCTTGCCCCGAAgatagaagaagaagaggatgGGGGAGCAGCTCCAGCTCCGGTGCAGAACACAACGAAGTTGGAAAGTAAGGCTAAAGTGGGGAAGAAGCCTGAGGAAAAAACGGAGCCTATACTCGTTGAAGAAACCAGGCCTAATCTTGGCAAGAAGCTAAAGGCAGATGTAGATCCCATTGTTGTTGAGGAATCTGATCCAATACTCGTTGAAAAAACTAAGCCTAATGTTGGCAAGAAGCTAAAAGCAGAAGTGGATCCCATAGTTGTTGAGGAATGTGATCCTGTGGTTGGAGAAAGAAAGCCTAAAGCGCAGATTGAGCATAAAGCGAAAACTAATGGTGAAGTTGATTTCTTGATGGAAACCAAGCATGAAACTGAAGCTAAGGCCGAATCTGAAGCCATGGATGTTGAATAA
- the LOC140872354 gene encoding LIM domain-containing protein WLIM2b-like, whose protein sequence is MSFTGTQQKCKACEKTVYPVELLSADGVSYHKSCFKCSHCKGTLKLSNFSSMEGVLYCKPHFEQLFKQTGNYSKSFVSPVKSAEKSTPELTKSPSKAAGMFSGTQDKCATCGKTAYPLEKVTVENQSYHKSCFKCCHGGCSLSPSNYAALDGNLYCKPHFSQLFKEKGSYNHLIKSASMKRPTAVAPDS, encoded by the exons ATGTCTTTTACTGGGACACAACAGAAATGCAAGGCTTGTGAGAAGACTGTGTATCCCGTGGAGCTTTTGTCTGCTGATGGAGTTAGCTATCACAAATCTTGCTTCAAATGCTCCCATTGCAAAGGGACACTTAAG TTGAGCAATTTCTCATCGATGGAAGGTGTGCTGTACTGCAAGCCTCATTTTGAACAGCTCTTCAAGCAGACCGGAAACTACAGCAAAAGCTTTGTTTCAC CTGTTAAATCAGCTGAGAAGTCAACCCCAGAACTG ACAAAGTCACCGAGCAAAGCTGCTGGCATGTTTTCTGGGACGCAGGATAAATGTGCTACTTGTGGTAAAACAGCTTATCCACTGGAGAAG GTCACAGTGGAGAACCAAAGTTACCACAAGTCTTGTTTCAAGTGTTGCCATGGAGGATGCTCTCTTTCTCCATCAAACTATGCGGCACTGGACGGAAATTTATACTGTAAACCTCATTTTTCTCAGCttttcaaagagaaaggaagcTACAACCATTTGATCAAGTCCGCGTCAATGAAACGCCCGACGGCCGTTGCTCCCGATTCTTGA
- the LOC140871554 gene encoding coronatine-insensitive protein 1, which yields MEENKSIKASSGDYDTVWECAIPFVQDPRDRDALSLVCKRWYEIDAITRKHVTIALCYTTTPQRLSRRFPHLESLKLKGKPRAAMFNLIPEDWGGYVTSWAEEIVRSFGRMKALHFRRMIVKDSDLELLATSDAGKVLEVLKLDKCCGFSTHGLRIVGRLCRNLKTFVLEESSMSENDGEWLHELAMNNTVLENLNFYMADLLNIRIVDLELIARNCKSLSSVKICECDLLELIGFFQAATSLEEFAGGSFSEPPEQVDEGLNEQFERYAAVAFPPNLCRLGLTYLGNKEMPIIYPVASRLKKLDLLYALLDTEGHCILLQRCPNLEFLETRNVLGDRGLEILSNFCKRLKRLRIERGADEQDMEDVEGMVTQRGLIALARGCLELEYLAVYVSDITNSALECLGRHSKNLCDFRLVLLDREEVITDLPLDSGVRSLLIGCHKLRRFALYLRPGGLTDVGLRYIGQHSPNVRWMLLGYVGESDDGLLEFSNGCPSLQKLEMRGCCFSERALAMTALRLRSLRYLWVQGFRTSGHGRDLLTMVRPYWNIELIPAKYDYVADPNGEQVLVEHPAHILAYYSLAGQRTDFPDSVAPLRPNAS from the exons ATGGAGGAGAATAAATCGATCAAGGCAAGTAGTGGGGACTATGACACTGTATGGGAGTGCGCGATCCCGTTCGTGCAGGACCCGCGTGACCGCGACGCGCTATCACTTGTGTGCAAGCGCTGGTACGAGATTGACGCCATCACGCGCAAGCACGTGACAATCGCGCTTTGTTACACCACCACGCCGCAGCGGCTCTCGCGGCGGTTCCCCCACCTCGAGTCGCTCAAGCTCAAGGGAAAGCCGCGCGCGGCCATGTTTAATTTGATTCCGGAGGATTGGGGTGGCTATGTCACCTCGTGGGCGGAGGAAATCGTGAGGTCTTTTGGGAGAATGAAAGCGCTGCATTTCAGGAGGATGATTGTGAAGGATTCGGATCTCGAGCTGCTCGCCACTTCCGACGCGGGGAAGGTTCTGGAAGTCTTGAAATTGGATAAGTGTTGTGGGTTTTCCACCCATGGGCTTCGGATTGTGGGACGATTGTGCAG GAATTTGAAAACTTTTGTTCTGGAAGAAAGCTCCATGAGTGAGAATGACGGGGAATGGCTGCATGAGCTTGCTATGAACAACACAGTTCTTGAGAACTTGAATTTTTACATGGCTGATCTCCTAAATATAAGGATCGTAGACCTTGAACTGATAGCGAGAAATTGCAAATCTTTGTCCTCAGTGAAAATTTGTGAATGCGATCTTTTGGAGCTCATTGGTTTTTTCCAAGCTGCTACTTCTCTGGAAGAGTTTGCTGGGGGCTCGTTTAGTGAGCCTCCTGAGCAGGTTGATGAAGGCCTTAACGAGCAATTTGAAAGATATGCTGCTGTTGCATTCCCACCAAATCTGTGCCGCCTTGGTCTTACTTACTTGGGTAATAAAGAAATGCCCATCATCTATCCGGTTGCTTCTAGGTTGAAAAAATTGGATCTTTTGTATGCACTGCTCGACACTGAAGGCCATTGTATCTTACTGCAAAGATGTCCAAACTTGGAATTTCTTGAG ACTAGAAACGTGCTTGGAGATAGAGGATTGGAAATTCTCTCCAATTTTTGTAAAAGATTGAAAAGGCTTAGAATAGAGCGGGGAGCCGATGAACAAGATATGGAAGATGTTGAAGGCATGGTGACGCAGAGAGGATTGATAGCTCTAGCTCGAGGATGCCTTGAGCTAGAGTATTTAGCCGTTTATGTGTCTGATATTACGAATTCAGCTCTTGAATGTCTCGGTAGACACTCGAAAAACCTGTGTGACTTTCGACTAGTCTTACTTGATAGAGAGGAAGTTATTACCGATTTGCCTCTGGACAGTGGCGTTCGATCTCTACTGATAGGTTGCCATAAACTCAGAAGATTTGCTCTATATCTCCGTCCCGGAGGATTAACTGACGTAGGCCTGCGTTACATTGGACAGCACAGCCCAAATGTTCGATGGATGCTTCTTGGCTATGTTGGGGAGTCGGATGACGGTCTTTTGGAGTTTTCCAATGGGTGTCCTAGCCTTCAAAAGTTGGAAATGAGAGGCTGTTGTTTCAGCGAACGAGCGCTGGCTATGACTGCCCTGCGACTGCGATCTCTGAGGTACTTATGGGTCCAAGGTTTTCGGACATCTGGGCATGGTCGAGATTTGTTAACTATGGTTAGGCCGTATTGGAATATTGAGTTGATACCTGCGAAATATGACTACGTCGCGGACCCGAATGGGGAACAAGTACTCGTGGAGCATCCTGCTCATATCCTGGCTTACTATTCTCTTGCTGGGCAAAGAACGGATTTTCCGGATTCGGTTGCGCCTTTGCGTCCGAATGCTAGTTAG